One genomic region from Paraburkholderia azotifigens encodes:
- the hrcA gene encoding heat-inducible transcriptional repressor HrcA yields MLDPRAQTLLKTLIERYIAEGQPVGSRTLSRYSGLELSPATIRNVMSDLEELGLVISPHTSAGRIPTPRGYRLFVDTMLTVEPSADEDAVMRAVKTTLQPGEPQKVVAAAASVLSNLSQFAGVILTPRRSHVFKQIEFLRLSDKRILLIIVTPEGDVQNRIMATQRDFTPSQLVEASNYINAHFAGLSFDEVRRRLREEIDELRGDMTTLMHAAVTASTDVTDTGETVLISGERNLLEVADLSSDMARLRKLFDVFDQKTSLLQLLDVSSHAQGVQIFIGGESNLVPIEEMSVVTAPYEVNGKIVGTLGVIGPTRMAYNRVIPIVDITARLLSMTLSQQ; encoded by the coding sequence ATGCTAGATCCTCGCGCACAAACGCTCCTTAAAACGCTGATCGAGCGGTATATCGCCGAAGGTCAGCCGGTCGGCTCGCGCACGCTGTCGCGGTACTCCGGGCTCGAACTCAGCCCGGCGACGATCCGCAACGTGATGTCCGATCTGGAGGAGCTGGGGCTGGTTATCAGTCCGCATACGTCGGCGGGACGCATTCCGACGCCGCGAGGCTACCGGCTGTTCGTCGACACGATGCTGACCGTCGAGCCTTCCGCCGACGAGGACGCCGTGATGCGCGCGGTCAAGACCACGCTGCAGCCGGGCGAGCCGCAGAAGGTGGTGGCGGCCGCCGCGAGCGTGCTCTCCAATCTGTCGCAGTTCGCGGGCGTGATCCTGACGCCGCGCCGCAGCCACGTATTCAAGCAGATCGAGTTCCTGCGCCTGTCCGACAAGCGCATCCTGCTGATCATCGTGACGCCGGAAGGCGACGTGCAGAACCGGATCATGGCCACGCAGCGCGACTTCACGCCCTCGCAACTGGTCGAGGCGTCCAACTACATCAACGCGCACTTCGCGGGTCTGTCGTTCGACGAGGTGCGCCGGCGTCTGCGCGAGGAAATCGACGAACTGCGCGGCGACATGACGACGCTGATGCACGCGGCCGTCACCGCGAGCACGGACGTCACGGACACGGGCGAAACCGTGCTGATTTCGGGCGAGCGCAATCTGCTCGAAGTGGCCGACCTTTCGTCGGACATGGCGCGGCTGCGCAAGCTTTTCGATGTGTTCGATCAAAAGACCAGCCTCCTTCAGTTGCTCGACGTGTCGAGTCACGCGCAAGGCGTGCAGATATTCATTGGCGGCGAGTCGAACCTCGTGCCCATCGAGGAAATGAGCGTGGTGACAGCGCCGTACGAAGTGAACGGCAAGATCGTCGGCACGCTCGGCGTGATCGGCCCGACGCGCATGGCGTACAACCGCGTGATTCCCATCGTCGACATCACCGCGCGCCTGCTTTCCATGACGCTCAGTCAGCAGTAA
- a CDS encoding YhdP family protein has protein sequence MSERNSSADPHEAGRVNPVGGGDHAVLRHTLRVLLGIALFLYFVVVLAVLGLRYVVLPRVDSFRPQIETAISDKIHAQFRIGKIAPHWTGFQPGLEVTDVTITNRDGKAALTIPHASATVSWSSIWKLAPILSSVIVDKPDLLIERESDGSLTVAGVMVPTTHSGNDTFSTWLLRQQAMILRGGTLRWHDTRRDAPEIALQDIRLAILSDGYDHRLALQAPPDGKVLFGPLDFRADFRHTRLASIGKPINWTGEAYISTGSVDLPTLARYMDFPIQTYAGRVGNKIWLQFAQGRVRSASGEASGSNIALRVKPTQPKLDVPVASFSWAVAHDGDEWTLDLNDLRAELGQPPLDDGTPVARILALHTLSSRYRMPSVQHGQLISITGDRVDLGILAEFSRALPLPKRLLNGLLRFNPRGLVANYTIEIERGTPDSGEAATEHRETGAEPIVRYRFKADLQGISVAAQEPPPGLTARNHPRAGIPGVENLWGSVDADEKHGSISIDTANAALTLPGVFDDPRLIFDHLSGKGAWTIASTIEPGQRHKAFKVDVSELKVSNADTAAKATASYSNVGSGRGSLDLKADFERAQVNRITRYLPTSISERLRIYLAHGLQAGISRGATIEIHGNLEKFPYSRDPGAGVFKIVAPFKGGRFDPSPYPPRTMKNGTPNVWPALDGIDGTFLLKEQLLRFDVDRAHYKHVALGPVTGKIDDMGNRASSLIITGDGRGPLADMLDYVNNSALGGLAKHQTEKLHADGPAALALKLTVPRNPPVPPGVTPPKTHVAVEGSLAFENDRLAMDNVPPLSQLRGKVRFTDHTAQIDGLTGQFMGGDVHAKGGLNQQGAYALDVSGHVAVDAARDLNLRGLPAQVLTRMNGSAPYDISVHGAKGGLPEVAVHSDLTGLALNFPAPFNKPIGTPMPLGFTFKPTVGSGGSAVANNGAATGDSNAANNGGLQRADLTFGPIAASYLVKRTPGEPPEVVRGAIGVNRTTDLPSEGVIAAVDIDALDADAWRALFLQMRKANEGVAPVPPSATAAQFMPNRFAIHIGTLTLLKRHWESVVVGASHVDKQWQANIASNQVSGHVSWLPGAQPGSPGTLQARLARLVIPSATENDLLGPAINQPAQNIPSIDLVVNELIVRERNLGKLEVNAHNFEDNGTPVWQLDSLEISNPAADLKATANWRTGRNYGPNQDDEAERSTELDFKLDIKDAGLLLERAGLPRTLKAGEGSLSGKLGWRGGPTKPDYPTLNGNLAVDLRHGQILKVDPGVAKLLGVLSLQSLARYASMNFRDVIGEGLPFEHVTGTAQVVNGIGSTNNFEMVTAPARAEMKGTVDLAHETQNLNVHIVPTVSAGTGVVVAAVINPLLGLAALIGDLALSRSIEHAFARDYAITGSWAKPHVERVHGDSGNMNAPATIVTPN, from the coding sequence ATGTCCGAGCGAAACTCATCCGCCGACCCGCACGAAGCTGGACGCGTCAACCCCGTAGGCGGAGGCGATCATGCAGTGCTGCGCCACACGCTGCGCGTCCTGCTCGGCATTGCGCTGTTCCTGTACTTCGTCGTCGTACTTGCCGTACTCGGCCTGCGCTATGTCGTGCTGCCGCGCGTCGATTCGTTCCGCCCGCAAATCGAGACGGCCATCTCCGACAAGATCCACGCCCAGTTCAGGATCGGCAAGATTGCGCCGCATTGGACGGGCTTCCAGCCCGGCCTCGAAGTCACCGACGTCACCATCACCAACCGCGACGGCAAGGCCGCGCTGACCATTCCGCATGCAAGCGCGACGGTGTCCTGGTCGTCCATCTGGAAGCTGGCGCCCATCCTGTCGAGCGTGATCGTCGACAAGCCGGATCTGCTGATCGAGCGCGAGTCGGACGGCTCGCTGACCGTCGCGGGCGTGATGGTGCCCACCACCCACTCGGGCAATGACACGTTCAGCACCTGGCTCTTGCGCCAGCAGGCGATGATCCTGCGCGGCGGCACGCTGCGCTGGCACGACACGCGCCGCGACGCGCCCGAGATCGCGCTGCAGGACATCCGCCTCGCCATTCTCAGCGACGGCTACGATCACCGGCTCGCACTGCAGGCGCCGCCCGACGGCAAGGTGCTGTTCGGACCGCTCGACTTCCGCGCGGACTTCCGTCACACGCGGCTCGCGTCGATCGGCAAGCCGATCAACTGGACAGGCGAAGCCTACATCTCGACGGGCTCGGTCGATCTCCCCACGCTTGCCCGTTACATGGACTTTCCGATCCAAACCTACGCGGGCCGCGTCGGCAACAAGATCTGGCTCCAGTTCGCGCAAGGCCGCGTGCGCTCGGCGTCGGGCGAGGCGTCGGGCAGCAATATCGCGCTGCGCGTAAAGCCGACGCAGCCGAAGCTCGACGTGCCCGTCGCGAGCTTTTCGTGGGCCGTCGCGCACGACGGCGACGAGTGGACGCTCGACCTCAACGATCTGCGCGCCGAACTCGGCCAGCCGCCGCTCGACGACGGCACGCCCGTCGCGCGCATCCTCGCGCTGCACACGCTGTCGAGCCGTTACCGGATGCCGAGCGTCCAGCACGGCCAGTTGATCAGCATCACGGGCGACCGCGTCGATCTTGGCATCCTCGCGGAATTCAGCCGCGCGCTGCCGCTGCCGAAGCGGCTGCTGAACGGCCTCTTGCGCTTCAATCCGCGCGGCCTGGTGGCGAACTACACGATCGAAATCGAACGCGGCACGCCGGATTCGGGCGAAGCGGCCACCGAGCATCGCGAAACAGGCGCGGAACCGATCGTCCGCTATCGCTTCAAGGCCGACCTGCAGGGCATCAGCGTCGCCGCCCAGGAGCCGCCGCCGGGTTTGACCGCGCGGAACCATCCGCGCGCCGGCATTCCGGGCGTCGAGAACCTGTGGGGCAGTGTCGATGCCGATGAAAAGCACGGCTCGATTTCCATCGACACGGCCAACGCCGCGCTCACGCTGCCCGGCGTGTTCGACGATCCGCGCCTGATCTTCGATCACCTGAGCGGCAAGGGCGCATGGACGATCGCGTCGACCATCGAGCCAGGTCAGCGGCACAAGGCGTTCAAGGTCGATGTGTCGGAGCTGAAAGTGTCGAACGCGGATACGGCCGCGAAGGCGACGGCCAGCTATTCGAACGTCGGCAGCGGACGCGGCTCGCTCGATCTGAAAGCCGACTTCGAGCGCGCGCAGGTCAACCGCATCACGCGCTACCTGCCGACCAGCATCAGCGAAAGGCTGCGCATCTATTTGGCGCACGGATTGCAGGCGGGCATCTCGCGCGGCGCGACGATCGAAATTCACGGCAATCTCGAGAAATTCCCCTATTCGCGCGATCCGGGCGCGGGCGTGTTCAAGATCGTCGCGCCGTTCAAGGGCGGCCGCTTCGACCCGTCGCCCTATCCGCCGCGCACGATGAAGAACGGCACGCCCAATGTGTGGCCCGCGCTCGACGGCATCGACGGCACCTTCCTGCTGAAAGAGCAACTGCTGCGTTTCGACGTCGACCGCGCGCACTACAAGCACGTCGCGCTCGGCCCGGTGACGGGCAAGATCGACGACATGGGCAACCGGGCGTCGAGCCTGATCATCACGGGCGACGGACGCGGGCCGCTCGCCGACATGCTCGACTACGTGAACAACAGCGCGCTCGGCGGCCTCGCGAAACATCAGACGGAAAAGCTGCACGCCGACGGACCTGCCGCGCTCGCGCTCAAGCTGACGGTGCCGCGCAACCCGCCTGTGCCGCCCGGCGTCACGCCGCCGAAGACGCATGTGGCCGTCGAGGGTTCGCTCGCTTTCGAGAACGACCGGCTTGCGATGGACAACGTCCCGCCGCTGTCGCAACTGCGCGGCAAGGTCCGGTTCACCGACCATACGGCGCAGATCGACGGGCTGACGGGTCAGTTCATGGGCGGCGACGTGCATGCCAAAGGCGGGCTGAACCAGCAAGGCGCGTATGCGCTCGACGTGTCCGGCCATGTCGCCGTGGATGCCGCGCGCGACCTCAATCTGCGCGGCCTGCCCGCGCAGGTGCTCACGCGCATGAACGGCAGCGCGCCCTACGACATCAGCGTGCATGGCGCGAAAGGCGGCTTGCCCGAAGTCGCCGTCCATTCTGACCTGACGGGGCTCGCGCTGAATTTCCCGGCGCCGTTCAACAAGCCGATCGGCACGCCGATGCCGCTCGGCTTCACCTTCAAACCGACGGTCGGCAGCGGCGGCAGCGCGGTCGCGAACAACGGCGCAGCGACGGGCGACAGCAACGCCGCGAACAACGGCGGCCTGCAGCGCGCCGACCTCACCTTCGGCCCCATCGCGGCCTCCTATCTCGTGAAGCGCACGCCCGGCGAGCCTCCCGAAGTCGTGCGCGGCGCAATCGGCGTGAACCGGACTACGGACCTGCCCTCGGAAGGCGTGATCGCCGCCGTCGACATCGACGCGCTCGACGCCGACGCGTGGCGCGCCCTCTTCCTGCAGATGCGCAAGGCCAACGAAGGCGTCGCGCCCGTGCCGCCCAGCGCCACGGCTGCACAGTTCATGCCGAACCGATTCGCGATCCACATCGGCACGCTGACGCTGCTCAAGCGCCACTGGGAAAGCGTGGTGGTCGGCGCGTCGCACGTCGACAAGCAATGGCAGGCCAACATCGCGTCGAATCAGGTGTCGGGCCACGTGTCATGGCTGCCGGGCGCGCAGCCGGGTTCGCCGGGCACGTTGCAGGCCCGGCTCGCGCGGCTCGTGATTCCGTCGGCGACCGAAAACGATCTGCTCGGCCCCGCGATCAACCAGCCGGCACAAAACATTCCTTCGATCGATCTCGTCGTCAACGAGCTGATCGTGCGCGAGCGCAATCTCGGCAAGCTCGAAGTCAACGCGCATAACTTCGAGGACAACGGCACGCCCGTCTGGCAACTCGATTCGCTCGAAATCAGCAACCCGGCCGCCGACCTGAAGGCGACGGCGAACTGGCGCACGGGCCGCAACTACGGTCCGAACCAGGACGACGAAGCCGAACGCAGCACCGAACTCGACTTCAAGCTGGACATCAAGGACGCCGGCCTGCTGCTCGAGCGCGCCGGCCTGCCGCGCACGCTCAAGGCGGGCGAAGGCTCGCTGTCGGGCAAGCTCGGCTGGCGCGGCGGTCCGACCAAGCCCGACTATCCGACGCTCAACGGCAATCTGGCCGTCGATCTGCGGCACGGGCAGATTCTCAAGGTCGATCCCGGCGTCGCGAAGCTGCTCGGCGTGCTGAGCCTGCAGAGCCTCGCGCGCTACGCATCGATGAATTTCCGCGATGTGATCGGCGAAGGCCTGCCGTTCGAGCACGTCACGGGCACCGCGCAGGTCGTGAACGGTATCGGCTCGACGAACAACTTCGAGATGGTGACGGCGCCGGCGCGCGCCGAGATGAAAGGCACCGTCGATCTGGCCCATGAAACGCAGAACCTCAACGTGCATATCGTGCCGACTGTCAGCGCGGGCACGGGCGTCGTCGTGGCGGCCGTGATCAATCCGCTGCTCGGGCTCGCCGCGCTGATCGGCGATCTCGCGCTGTCGCGTTCGATCGAACATGCGTTCGCGCGCGATTATGCGATCACGGGTTCGTGGGCCAAGCCGCACGTCGAGCGGGTCCACGGAGATAGCGGTAATATGAACGCGCCGGCCACCATCGTGACGCCGAACTGA
- a CDS encoding NAD kinase produces MQANSQFKTVALVGRSNTPGIGEPLTALAACIEKLGFEVAFEAETAQEIGATRWPALRPAEIGARADVAIVLGGDGTMLGIGRQLAPYKTPLIGINHGRLGFITDIPFSDMREIIPQMLSGSFELEERTLLESRIMRDGQPIYHALAFNDVVVNRSGFSGMAELRVSVDGRFMYNQRSDGLIVATPTGSTAYALSSQGPILHPQLQGLVLVPIAPHALSNRPIVIPDDSKVSIQIISGRDVNVNFDMQSFTALELNDTIDVRRSRHTVPFLHPVGYSYYATLRKKLHWNEYPSHEDDPDN; encoded by the coding sequence ATGCAAGCTAACAGCCAGTTCAAGACCGTTGCGCTCGTCGGGCGCAGCAATACGCCGGGCATCGGGGAGCCGCTGACCGCGCTCGCCGCGTGCATCGAAAAGCTCGGCTTCGAGGTCGCGTTCGAGGCGGAAACCGCGCAGGAAATCGGCGCGACGCGCTGGCCCGCGCTGCGTCCGGCGGAAATTGGCGCGCGCGCGGACGTGGCGATCGTGCTCGGCGGCGACGGCACGATGCTCGGTATCGGCCGCCAGCTGGCGCCGTACAAGACGCCGCTGATCGGCATCAACCACGGGCGGCTCGGCTTCATCACCGACATCCCGTTCTCCGACATGCGCGAGATCATTCCGCAGATGTTGTCGGGCAGCTTCGAACTGGAAGAGCGCACGCTGCTCGAATCGCGGATCATGCGCGACGGCCAGCCGATCTACCACGCGCTCGCGTTCAACGACGTCGTGGTGAACCGTTCGGGCTTTTCGGGCATGGCGGAACTGCGCGTCTCCGTGGACGGGCGCTTCATGTACAACCAGCGTTCGGACGGGCTGATCGTCGCGACGCCGACGGGCTCGACGGCCTACGCGCTGTCGTCGCAAGGGCCCATCCTGCATCCGCAGCTGCAGGGCCTCGTGCTCGTGCCGATCGCGCCGCATGCGCTGTCGAACCGGCCCATCGTGATCCCGGACGACTCGAAGGTCAGCATCCAGATCATCTCGGGCCGCGACGTCAACGTAAATTTCGACATGCAGTCGTTCACGGCGCTTGAACTGAACGACACGATCGATGTGCGCCGCTCGCGCCATACGGTGCCTTTCCTGCATCCCGTCGGCTACAGCTACTACGCGACGCTGCGCAAGAAGCTCCACTGGAACGAGTACCCGTCGCACGAAGACGACCCGGACAACTGA
- the recN gene encoding DNA repair protein RecN, translating to MLRHLSIRDFVIVAALDLEFDSGFTVFSGETGAGKSILIDALALALGSRADASVVRTGEARADITAEFDTHPLVDAWLDEQALAVDETEHGNIVMLRRVVDANGRSRAFINGTAATLTQLREVGEMLVDIHGQHAHQLLMRPDAQRELFDTHAGLLDTAAAVTRAWRAWRDAAQAVETAQSKDRELQLERERLAWQLTELDKLSPQPGEWEEVNAEHRRLSHSANLIDGVQGALSALSESDEAMLGHLSSVISRLRDLAEIDPELNDALAALEPAEIQLQEAAYSLSHYAQRLELDPDRLAQVEKRLDALHSAARKFRLRPEALPQEHEERREQLAKLDAAADLDALHAVEAKAKEAYAAEAKVLSKARAKAAKALGAAVTTGMQELSMVGGSFEVALVPLPEGGAHGMEQIEFRVAGHAGVPLRPLAKVASGGELARISLALAVIASAASPTPTLIFDEVDTGIGGGVAEVVGRLLHQLGGQRQVLCVTHLPQVAARGDQHFQVAKSGNGKGGTISTVTSLDKSSRIEEVARMLGGLEITATTRKHAKEMLRAA from the coding sequence ATGCTCCGCCACCTTTCGATACGCGACTTCGTCATCGTCGCCGCGCTCGACCTCGAATTCGACAGCGGCTTTACGGTCTTCTCCGGCGAAACGGGCGCCGGCAAATCCATTCTCATCGACGCGCTCGCACTGGCGCTCGGCTCGCGCGCCGATGCGAGCGTCGTGCGCACGGGTGAAGCGCGCGCAGACATCACGGCCGAGTTCGACACGCATCCGCTCGTCGATGCATGGCTCGACGAACAAGCGCTCGCCGTCGACGAAACGGAGCACGGCAACATCGTGATGCTGCGCCGCGTGGTCGACGCGAACGGCCGCTCGCGCGCGTTCATCAACGGCACGGCGGCAACGCTCACGCAGCTGCGCGAAGTCGGCGAAATGCTCGTCGACATTCACGGCCAGCACGCGCACCAGTTATTGATGCGGCCGGACGCGCAGCGCGAACTGTTCGACACGCACGCCGGCCTGCTCGACACGGCGGCCGCCGTCACTCGCGCCTGGCGCGCCTGGCGCGACGCGGCGCAGGCGGTCGAAACCGCGCAGAGCAAGGACCGTGAACTGCAACTGGAACGCGAGCGCCTCGCGTGGCAACTCACTGAACTCGACAAGCTCTCGCCGCAGCCGGGCGAGTGGGAAGAGGTCAACGCCGAACACCGGCGGCTGTCGCATTCGGCGAATCTGATCGACGGCGTGCAGGGCGCGTTATCGGCATTGTCCGAATCGGACGAAGCGATGCTCGGCCATCTGTCGTCGGTCATTTCCAGGCTGCGCGATCTCGCCGAGATTGATCCCGAACTGAACGACGCGCTCGCCGCGCTCGAACCCGCCGAGATCCAGTTGCAGGAGGCCGCGTACTCGCTGAGCCACTATGCGCAGCGGCTCGAACTCGATCCCGACCGGCTTGCGCAGGTCGAAAAGCGCCTCGACGCGCTGCATTCGGCCGCCCGCAAATTCCGGCTACGGCCGGAAGCCTTGCCGCAGGAGCATGAGGAGCGCCGCGAGCAGCTCGCGAAGCTCGACGCCGCCGCCGATCTCGACGCATTGCACGCCGTCGAGGCCAAGGCGAAAGAGGCCTACGCCGCCGAAGCGAAGGTGCTATCCAAAGCGCGCGCAAAAGCCGCGAAAGCCTTGGGCGCAGCCGTCACGACGGGCATGCAGGAACTGTCGATGGTGGGCGGCAGCTTCGAGGTCGCGCTCGTGCCGCTGCCCGAAGGCGGCGCGCACGGAATGGAACAGATCGAATTCCGCGTCGCGGGCCACGCCGGCGTGCCGCTGCGGCCGCTCGCGAAAGTGGCCTCGGGCGGCGAACTCGCGCGCATCAGCCTCGCGCTCGCGGTAATCGCGAGCGCCGCCAGCCCGACGCCGACGCTGATCTTCGACGAAGTGGACACGGGCATTGGCGGCGGGGTCGCGGAAGTGGTGGGCCGGTTGCTGCATCAGCTCGGCGGACAACGCCAGGTGTTGTGCGTGACGCACTTGCCGCAGGTCGCCGCACGAGGCGACCAGCATTTCCAGGTCGCCAAGAGCGGCAACGGCAAGGGCGGGACGATCAGCACGGTGACGTCGCTGGACAAGTCGAGCCGTATCGAAGAAGTCGCGCGCATGCTCGGCGGCCTGGAAATCACGGCCACCACGCGCAAGCACGCGAAGGAAATGCTGAGGGCGGCGTAA
- the glnE gene encoding bifunctional [glutamate--ammonia ligase]-adenylyl-L-tyrosine phosphorylase/[glutamate--ammonia-ligase] adenylyltransferase has protein sequence MGRPLWTRPHGVSAACASNGCDGPEQESRNERARSSMTEPSLLSSSYSHYASRACAAQPDLASRVAALAAAPVTRERIDERLDALLNALRAAPDAPLSEDALKRALRQLRAEVFCAVMERDLSRAADVAEVTGTMTDLAEATIQRAMAVVSADLEALYGEPRGAQGERLSLGVVGMGKLGGRELNVSSDIDLIFVYEDDGETTGGQRSSIATQEFFTRLGKRLIAALAEVTADGYVFRVDMRLRPNGDSGPLVCSLGMLEEYFYVQGREWERYAWIKGRLVSEHATDSARRLSKQLDAIVKPFIYRRYLDFGVISAIRSLHLQIRQEAQRRASMRPDKADDIKLGRGGIREIEFSAQVFQLIRGGQDAGFRVRPTLAVLRHAAARGLVSPGVCSDLTSAYLFQRDLEHRLQYRNDAQTHAMPVDPAERAHLAQAMGFDDYASLMAKLETHRELVEQQFDQIFADKVSGQGGCGAREDGAAVWVWSSALADDSADEALAARLVELGIERPADLLARLKAVWHSSRYAGLAESSRQRFDIVAQRALEAAHTLEPAERRGDILVRLFDLLEAIGRRGAYLALLTEYPQALHRVLSVLGASRWAAGYLIRHPQLLDELLDDEAMASPFDWPEFKRTLRARLAAADGVEHQMDLLRHAHQAEVFRILLIDLAGKLSVEHVSDRLSELADAVLDVTIEAVWNQLAKRHREVPRFAIIAYGKLGGKELGYASDLDLIFLYEDADDNASDIYATFTRRLITWLTTATGAGTLFDVDLRLRPNGESGLLVTDLDAFRRYQLREGDAANTAWVWEHQALTRARYCAGDPAIGAQFEAIREQVLTTPRDAATLSAEIVDMRRRVEEGHPNRTELFDLKHDRGGMVDIEFAVQYWVLLHAARDPELIRNTGNIALLREVSRFGLMSGEEADTVGAAYRTYRKLQHKLRLDGMEKARVEPQTVEKEREAVLRLWRRVFG, from the coding sequence ATGGGTCGGCCTTTGTGGACAAGGCCACACGGGGTGTCGGCGGCGTGCGCGAGCAACGGCTGCGATGGCCCGGAGCAGGAATCACGCAACGAGCGAGCCAGATCTTCGATGACCGAACCATCCCTGTTGAGTTCCAGCTATTCGCACTATGCGTCCCGTGCCTGCGCGGCACAACCCGATCTCGCGTCCCGTGTGGCGGCGCTGGCGGCGGCGCCTGTCACCCGCGAGCGTATCGACGAGCGGCTCGATGCCTTGCTGAACGCGTTGCGCGCCGCACCTGATGCGCCGCTCTCCGAAGACGCGCTGAAAAGGGCGTTGCGCCAGTTGCGCGCGGAAGTGTTCTGCGCGGTGATGGAGCGCGACCTGTCCCGCGCGGCCGACGTCGCCGAAGTGACGGGCACGATGACCGATCTGGCGGAAGCGACGATCCAGCGCGCAATGGCCGTCGTGTCCGCCGATCTCGAAGCGCTCTACGGCGAGCCGCGCGGCGCGCAGGGCGAACGGCTGTCGCTGGGCGTGGTCGGCATGGGCAAGCTGGGTGGGCGCGAGCTGAACGTATCGTCGGATATCGACCTGATCTTCGTCTATGAGGACGATGGCGAAACGACGGGCGGCCAGCGCTCGTCCATTGCGACACAGGAATTCTTTACGCGGCTCGGCAAGCGGCTGATCGCGGCGCTCGCCGAAGTCACGGCGGACGGCTACGTGTTTCGCGTCGACATGCGGCTGCGGCCGAACGGCGATTCGGGGCCGCTGGTGTGCAGTCTCGGCATGCTCGAAGAATATTTTTACGTGCAGGGCCGCGAATGGGAGCGCTACGCGTGGATCAAGGGCCGGCTCGTGTCCGAGCATGCCACCGATTCGGCGCGCCGCCTGTCGAAGCAGCTCGATGCGATCGTGAAGCCGTTCATCTACCGTCGCTATCTGGATTTCGGCGTGATCAGCGCGATCCGCTCGCTGCATCTGCAGATTCGCCAGGAAGCGCAGCGGCGCGCGTCGATGCGTCCCGACAAGGCCGACGACATCAAGCTCGGCCGCGGCGGCATCCGCGAAATCGAATTCAGCGCGCAGGTTTTCCAGCTGATCCGCGGCGGCCAGGACGCGGGCTTCCGCGTGCGGCCGACGCTCGCCGTGCTGCGCCACGCGGCCGCGCGCGGACTCGTGTCGCCGGGCGTGTGCTCGGATCTCACGAGCGCCTATCTGTTTCAGCGCGATCTCGAACACCGTCTGCAATATAGAAACGACGCGCAGACCCACGCGATGCCCGTCGATCCCGCCGAGCGCGCGCATCTCGCGCAGGCGATGGGCTTCGACGACTACGCGTCGCTGATGGCGAAACTCGAAACGCACCGCGAGCTCGTCGAGCAGCAGTTCGACCAGATTTTCGCCGACAAGGTGAGCGGGCAGGGCGGCTGCGGCGCGCGCGAAGACGGCGCGGCCGTGTGGGTCTGGAGCAGCGCGCTCGCCGACGACAGCGCCGACGAGGCGCTCGCTGCGCGGCTCGTCGAACTGGGCATCGAACGTCCCGCCGATCTTCTCGCACGCCTGAAGGCCGTGTGGCACTCGTCGCGCTATGCGGGTCTCGCGGAAAGCAGCCGCCAGCGCTTCGACATCGTCGCGCAGCGCGCGCTCGAGGCCGCGCATACGCTGGAGCCCGCCGAGCGGCGCGGCGATATTCTCGTGCGCCTGTTCGATCTGCTGGAAGCCATCGGGCGGCGCGGCGCGTATCTCGCGTTGCTGACCGAATATCCGCAGGCGCTGCATCGGGTGCTGTCGGTGCTCGGCGCGTCGCGCTGGGCGGCCGGTTATCTGATTCGCCATCCGCAACTGCTCGACGAACTGCTCGACGACGAAGCGATGGCCAGTCCGTTCGACTGGCCGGAGTTCAAGCGCACGCTGCGTGCGCGGCTCGCCGCGGCCGACGGCGTCGAGCATCAGATGGACTTGCTGCGGCACGCCCACCAGGCCGAAGTGTTCCGCATTCTGCTGATCGATCTGGCGGGCAAGCTGAGCGTCGAGCATGTCAGCGACCGGCTGTCCGAACTCGCCGACGCCGTGCTAGACGTGACAATCGAAGCCGTCTGGAACCAGCTCGCCAAGCGCCATCGCGAGGTGCCGCGCTTCGCGATCATCGCGTACGGCAAGCTGGGCGGGAAGGAGCTCGGCTATGCGTCGGATCTCGATCTGATCTTCCTGTACGAAGATGCCGACGACAACGCGTCCGATATCTACGCAACCTTCACGCGCCGTCTGATCACCTGGCTCACGACGGCAACGGGCGCGGGCACGCTGTTCGACGTCGACTTGCGGCTGCGCCCGAACGGCGAATCGGGCCTGCTTGTCACCGACCTCGACGCCTTCCGCCGCTATCAGCTGCGCGAGGGCGACGCGGCCAATACGGCTTGGGTCTGGGAACACCAGGCGCTGACGCGCGCGCGCTACTGTGCGGGCGATCCCGCCATCGGCGCGCAGTTCGAGGCGATCCGCGAACAGGTGCTGACGACGCCGCGCGACGCGGCCACGCTCTCCGCCGAAATCGTCGACATGCGCCGGCGCGTCGAGGAAGGCCATCCGAACCGGACCGAGCTGTTCGATCTCAAGCACGATCGCGGCGGTATGGTCGATATCGAGTTTGCCGTGCAGTACTGGGTGCTGCTGCACGCGGCGCGAGATCCCGAGCTGATCCGCAACACGGGCAATATCGCGCTGCTGCGCGAGGTGTCGCGCTTCGGGCTGATGAGTGGCGAGGAGGCGGATACGGTCGGCGCGGCTTACCGGACGTATCGGAAGCTGCAGCACAAGCTGCGGCTGGACGGCATGGAGAAGGCGCGGGTCGAGCCGCAGACGGTCGAAAAGGAACGCGAAGCCGTGCTGCGGTTGTGGCGGCGGGTGTTCGGATAA